From the Wolbachia endosymbiont (group B) of Protocalliphora azurea genome, one window contains:
- the argB gene encoding acetylglutamate kinase: MSFSNLQDKKMKSDESLNGKMPLKEKTEILFEVLSNIPKFVGETFIIKCSSVIISDETLLSAFAHNVVLLKQLGINPVVVHDGEYEINLVLKMLDMNDKFINGVRLTDKSTMKIIEMALCGSINKKIVQHINSAGGSAIGLCGKDGNLIKAEKISTTLRENRLNNIEKILDMGFIGRPTEINPDILFFIEESDSIPVIAPIGYGKNGETYHIDTDSTASAIALAVYASKMIILSDTDEEINKVGNGRVLIKNLKESIDCGKIKGEKFVERLMSYTKMVEECAGVVHIVDGRVPNIILDLFTENNSGISIMDD; this comes from the coding sequence ATGAGTTTTTCAAATTTACAAGATAAAAAAATGAAAAGTGATGAATCTTTAAATGGTAAGATGCCATTGAAGGAAAAAACAGAAATATTATTTGAAGTTCTGTCTAACATACCTAAATTTGTAGGCGAAACTTTTATCATCAAATGCAGCAGTGTAATAATCTCAGATGAAACGCTGCTTAGTGCTTTTGCGCATAATGTTGTTCTGTTGAAACAGCTTGGTATAAATCCGGTAGTAGTTCATGACGGAGAATATGAAATTAACTTAGTGTTAAAAATGCTAGATATGAATGATAAGTTTATAAATGGTGTCAGACTTACAGACAAAAGCACTATGAAAATCATTGAAATGGCACTGTGTGGTTCAATTAATAAAAAAATTGTTCAGCATATAAATTCTGCTGGTGGTTCAGCTATTGGACTATGTGGAAAAGATGGCAACCTCATAAAAGCTGAAAAGATAAGCACTACGCTTAGGGAAAATAGATTAAATAATATTGAAAAAATACTAGACATGGGATTTATCGGTAGACCAACTGAAATCAATCCTGATATATTATTCTTTATTGAAGAATCAGATTCTATACCAGTTATTGCACCTATCGGTTATGGAAAAAATGGAGAAACATATCATATTGATACTGATAGCACTGCAAGTGCAATTGCACTTGCAGTTTACGCATCTAAAATGATAATCTTGAGTGATACAGATGAAGAAATAAACAAAGTTGGCAATGGAAGAGTCTTGATTAAAAATTTAAAAGAATCGATTGATTGTGGAAAAATTAAAGGAGAAAAATTTGTTGAAAGGCTTATGTCATATACTAAAATGGTAGAAGAATGTGCAGGGGTTGTTCACATAGTTGATGGTAGAGTACCTAACATTATACTTGATTTATTTACTGAGAATAATTCAGGTATATCAATAATGGATGATTAA
- the yihA gene encoding ribosome biogenesis GTP-binding protein YihA/YsxC yields MAKQITSICSFIFGASDKKSLPDESAPEIAFAGRSNVGKSSLINLLINSKKAARVSSKPGCTRQINFYSMYNDKFRIVDLPGYGYSCASKEEAVQYLNLIEYYLIHRRNLKRVFVLIDSKVGLKEIDKDFVYWLICNNINFNIVLTKIDKVNQESLNAILENTQKWVNNEHVSIHQISIRVKHKITKVRDEFFKFTR; encoded by the coding sequence ATGGCAAAACAGATAACATCAATCTGCAGCTTCATATTTGGAGCTTCAGACAAAAAATCATTACCAGATGAGTCGGCTCCAGAGATTGCATTTGCTGGTAGATCAAACGTAGGAAAATCAAGTTTAATCAACTTGCTGATAAACAGCAAAAAAGCTGCAAGAGTTTCTTCTAAACCTGGATGCACTAGACAAATAAATTTTTACTCTATGTACAATGATAAGTTTAGGATTGTCGACCTACCGGGTTATGGCTATTCTTGTGCAAGCAAGGAAGAAGCAGTACAATACTTAAACCTAATTGAGTACTATCTAATTCACAGGAGAAATCTAAAAAGAGTGTTTGTGCTTATAGATAGCAAGGTAGGATTAAAAGAAATAGACAAAGACTTTGTTTATTGGTTAATATGTAATAATATTAACTTTAATATTGTGCTAACAAAAATAGATAAAGTGAATCAGGAAAGTCTAAATGCTATTCTAGAAAATACTCAAAAGTGGGTTAATAATGAACATGTATCAATTCATCAAATAAGCATTCGTGTTAAGCATAAAATCACCAAGGTAAGAGATGAGTTTTTCAAATTTACAAGATAA